GATTTACCTTGTGCGTTCTTGGATGGCACTGGACTTGTTCCTTCGGATCCGAGCAAAGAACAAGCAGGAAATTGCTCGGAAGGAACAGCCATGGTCCGGGACCTCTCTTTCCTCAATCGAGGAATTGATTAGTGtggcatttttttattttttatttttattttttgagtgGCCAATTCATTCCCGAAGTGGCTCCATTATTTATGCAGAGATCTGATTAAATTAATGTTCTTGGATCGCGCTTCATTGTTTTTGTCCAAATTTAATCTGTCTCTCTGTTTGGTTTCTCCCCGGGGATGTTTAATTTTAGTGGCGATGACGCTGCTTGCTATTTTAACCAacgattagaaaaaaaaaatctgtctAATTGTAAAGGGAGCTATCAATAGTCACTTTTGTTTTGATGAGTAATTGGATGGAATAAATTTAAGAAACTCGTTTGAAATCTAATTGTGAAAAAGTGATATGGGAATTATAATTTGCACGTTATTCAAAATCTATGTTTTTTTACTTAACAATATAGGAAAATCAGAATGGTAACGGTATGCTCACGGATTTTAATCACAAAAATAACATTTTATAGTACGAAATAAAACTATACATAcagtaatttaatatattttgacaaacctCTCAGCTGATATAATTGATTTAGGTAAGAGTATCACTATGAATAGATTTGTGGATGATTTTTAATGGATGCGAAATGTTCCGTTAGTTGTCTAAACTCTTCTTTATATGTACTGTATTTATTGGGCAAAATCCCTTGTAATTTGTCTTCCTTTAGATAATGGAGAATCATTCTGAAGAGACAGTTAAGATGATGATTTCATTGAATAATATAATTTGATAGACCTAGAGTTTACATCATATCAGAGAAATGAGAGATCTAGCAGCTTAATTGCAATCACTTGCGATAGAtatgttgagtttttttttaacaaatctaTCACCCTAGCGGTCCGCCCACAAGTGTCCCATACTAATGAGAGAGAGTAAATTAGGAAACCGAAACTAGCTATCACATGTTAGGGTAATTGTAGTTTTTTCTTAATGTACAATACCCATGTGATTAATTAATAACATATATACTAACTATCTTCACAAAATGAATTCAAATGCATCAACTATCAACTAAGCCGAAAAGTTAGAAAAATGGTTCTTTGTTCCACATAATACTTAGTTGGTTAGAGGGTAATAGATTTGTTATAATAGAGTAAGAGATTAATTTCCGATGAATACATGCTTTCATTGAAAAAAACTTCTCCATCCCCTAACTATTTGGGCGGTTGCTATAAGTTGACCTCATAATTTACCTTCCTTCATATAATATAGGGACGAACTATGAAAGATGATTGAGATGAACATAATCATCTTTGCTACAATAGAACAATGActcaattaattcagaaaatgaaTTTAAACGCATCAACTACTAAAGGATAAATTGCCCTAAAATCTTCATACAAAGTttcaaaatatatacatatacatatatatatagagagaagaTTATCTCTAGTTTCTCTTCATCTAAGCCTCAATCTCAAAGCGATCTTTCCATCCATGATGATACACCAATATCAATCACGAGTTCATATCTGATTCAACACAACACGGTGGAGATTTTGTTTGTTCATTTAGGGGATTTTTTTCATAGATTTGGCCTAACACTTGTTCTTGGTCAAGTGGTAAGGCCATTTGGCTGACGCACTTGCTATTTCCAAATGCTAAATCGACACACAAGCAATCCCTCCCTCCCTCCCACCCTCCACTATTACTAGAAGATGCGATCCATGACGACAAGAAACGCCATGACGAGCTCTGCATCCACTCCTGGTTGAATCACCAAGCTGAACACATCGTCTCCCAGTGTCACCGAGTTGTTCTTCACCTTCTTCCTACTGATCCGCGCCACCACTTCCTCTCCCTTCCCGTCCTTGATCTCGCAGTTTCTTCTTCTGAAGCAGCCTTCAGTCCTGAAGCTGGCAGCGGAAGACGATGAATCCATGAACACCTCTGCTTGCTCACATCCGTTGAGGATGGACCTCCTCCTCATGGAGAAAGCATGAGTTCTGTGACTCATTTCCAGACCATCCCCGCATTTGAATCCACTCCATTTGTCACGCACGCTCAGAATCtgctacatatatatatatatactgtatACAACATGTCTTAACTCATCCTCGAGCAAGAATTAAACTAGCTTTGTACCTGAGGCTTCAGAGCCATCAGAGCCTTCCCTTCTCCATCCATCAGCAGGAGTGCTCCTGCAAAGCACTTGTGCTTCCTCGAATAGTTGTCCACCCGGAAGGCCAGTCGCCCCTCGCTGTCGTAGATGGAGAACCCATCCGTTCCTTGAAACGCCATGCTCGACTTCTTCCACACGGTCCACGCCGACGGACTCAGTCTCATGGTTGCTGCAGGgccttcttcatcatcatcatcgtttAATTTTCTCAATGAAGGATGAACCCTGGACATTATCATCGATCTACATAGCAATGAAAAAGGTTCATTACAAGGTTGTCTCTTTTATGGATGGAACAGCAACACACTTTATGTTTCGTAGATTTGTAGTCTTTGTTTCTTTGCGATCGAGTACAAGGTTTGAAATTATTGATACATTAATTAATTGCTATATATACATGCAACCTGTCTTTGTTTAGTAAAATGCTATGAAGAATATGATTCTAGCTAATTAATAGGCTGTTTTATTTAACTCACCGAAAGAGAATACCATATATGCAACttgttataattaaaaaaaaaaagataatgcaAAAGCCCCCGTGAGTGGCTGTTCTATTTGAAGAAAAGCACAATGTGTCAAAGATGTCAAATGTGAGGAAGATCTTGGATGGACAGAAGGTGGGGCCCGTGGAATTTGCATGCATCACAAGCTTTGTTGGTCTCCATGGAAGGAGAGGCAACTTGCCAAGGAGACAAGACAGTATGCACCTTGTCTTAGACATGCCATCTCTTTTCGATGATTCTGAAATATATATATTCTTGAAGCTCCTCCTACGTGACTGTGACTACataaaaaagaagagaaagtGTTTGATAACAGCTGGGTCTTTCTGATTAGAATCTTGTCTCGTGGTCTATCAATTTCAGAGTCATGCTTTTTGGGTCTTTTATGTTATGTCATGTAGTCACTTAGTGATCGTAGATTAGCAAATATACGGTTTTTCTTTGATCAGAAAATATGGCTGAAGGTGTCCTCCTCTGGCCCTCCTCTCTCCTTTCCTCACTACAAAAAACATAGGTCTGTAATTGCGGTTTTAACAAACTATAGCAGCGGTTAGCCGCCGATCCAAACGTTTTAAAATCGATTTCAATAGCCTGCGCTCCTAGGATCAATTCCATTGGTTATTGCAACCGGTGGTGAACCAAGACAACCACTTCTGTTGCCTCTTAAAAAGCGGTTACAAAACCGCCTTTGTTGACTTTAATATCAACAGTCAAGAACAACAATTACTAACCACTTCTGTTGGTGCTAGGTTTTAGGATATCTCCAATAGTTAAAGTTTTGAATGAGTTTTTTTGAATATTTCAATATGCCacattaatattataaaaattcaTTGAAATATTCTTAATGGTTAAAGCTCTAAGTGAGTTTTTTTTGTAATTCTCTTCACATGTAATTGCATGGCTCATGTACATTAATTCTCTCCATAAGTAgacttattattaattatttataaaatgaaACATTATAAAATATTATGGCAATCATTGACATTAATTATTAGTTCTATGTttaagagaaaaattaaaaatcccaaaTCTTATATATACAATCATAAAAACTCTTTTTTTGTGAGATTTTTCAATTTTACACACCTCTAATAAATCTTGCATCGGAGATGCTCTTAACGCAGATATGAAACCGGTTCTAAAGTTAAATATGGAAATGGTTTGTAactgctctcgatatttaattCAGCAGTGGTGTGTAACCGCTCCAGACATTTAACTCTGCAACGGTTGTAAATCGCTGCTGAGTACTATGTTTAGGAGCAATGATTAAACTGCTTCTAAATCCGTTTACTAGCACCGGTTATTCACTGCTTTTGATAAGTATATTAGCAGCGGTATAAAACCACAAGCTCCTAAAATCATCCCATTTTTCAATTACTTTTTCGCATAATCTTTTGCATTTCTAATTATCAATAATCAATACAAACCAttcaacattaaaaattaaaataaaatagattAATCAACAAGGCATTCACATTTAATTTTTCAATTCATAGAATCAATACAAAATTCATTTACAAAAAACTGATTAACACAAAACACCACCATCAGTAACAAGACCGAACTTCATTTAAAAAATGTACATATCCAAAAACAGCACTAACAAGTGGCAGCATAAGTTGAAGAAACTTTGCTCTAAAAGTTTATCTGATTTATTAGATGGTTCTGGTGGTGGTGATAGTGGTGCATGATCATTTCCTTGTGTATTTGGTGAAGCATATACATTTCGTTGCATAATATCTGCTATCATAATTGCCATCTATTAAAAAAGGATATTAGCTAAAATGATGCATTTATTCATAATTTTTTAATGattgttagtaataaatattaaatattttattatatgtgTCAGTAACAATTCTGGGCAACGAGATCCTTGAGCAGTTCCAGATATCATACTCTGCATAATATGTACAAATTTTTGAAGTTGTTGTTCTTGCATTTGCCTTATCATTTGTTCCATTACTGTCTTCCTATGTGCTTCCCATGCctccatttcttttatttttttttctttcatgtcCTTGACTTCAGCTGTCATATTTGAATCAGAGTGAACTTCACGTATAGATTGAGCGTTTACACTGCTCCGAGAATACTTAGCTAGGGAGTGCATCGACACCTAAACATCAAACCCAACCAAAATGCTCAGGTCCAAAAACATCACTAcacaaaaaatataattaatattgtATAATATGTAATAACTTtaaccataaataaataaaaaattattaagaaaCTATAACCAAAATGTTGGCACAGTGGGGTAGAGCATCATgccataggcagtgggtaggacctgatgctaatgttgcagcacatttgacatagaagccaaaatataataccgcgtcatctcatctaccttgacccatttcctgtgtctatctatctcctcttcactagaatccttatcagggaCACTAGGACAaacctcaaaaagtacgaacttgtattctttagCAGTTAATACAATGtccaagttccgtttccaatcaatataatttgaaccaataagtttgttttcttttaaaataacagcaagaggattgaaagccattttgaaatcctgagaaccataaaataaaatatttggtcaaaactttagaatttaaaataatattaatttctctaacaatataatttaagttcaccaacacctcaaaacaccgtgaatttcgtatgtcacgatagtgtggacgtatactaattcaaacatttgtaagaggaggttttacccattaattttattatcttgtcaacctaactttatgataaataaaattaatagttggttcatcttcgatcacgcaaataatagcagtgactccgatgaggaggatactattaaatgcgcctaagtatataccattacttgatacttagtccattaattaggattgtgccccttcagatggagaagatcacacattcctaaataatttcctataatcatccatagaggaagtttgatctagtgatccgtaaacaaactcatccgatatggaggaagacacttaaagtcaacgcgcaagtttgaatacatcacttacaaaccagtaatggagaccgtgaaatttaaataatccctctcctacttagttatttaaatcgaggaattttaattatgcacacacatcacagcacacacatcacaacacataaaaacaacatataaaacacaccttgatcgaagtacgagatcgctggcctcttatgttggtattcaaaattgatacaaagaaaataaactaattatacagcggaattaaagaactagttgtacctttttttATAgccaaagatctcttgatcttctaccgtattcctctcctcttcttggatgtcataTGGGTGACGATCtatttgttggaatgtatactaaaaatctagctttttgtataaacatttatttagaaataagaatcacattggtcaaatgtctatatttatgttaagtgtagtagtccatttaatttatattgtagataacatggtgtgaggagacacacagaagatcatgttatcagatccttataaattataaatagtagctcacaaccaagatggaatggacaaaccataggagtggttgtagtgtaattttgtattagtttatctagactataatatcatactagtacactatgagtgtattgagcaggaccatttgaggttgttctttttatactgactgcataaaagaacaaaacctcagttattatggaagtgtgtactcttaatcccgatataacaataagcacgtatacttagtatttatttctttgacttatcaatgggtgagatttagctcgttaaatcaataggcctgataggttggaaaataatattacttatatggtgtgttgttggttatagaaggaaactgtgtcctagtaatctaggttgatgatgttcccttgaggagctcataaggattgtcatgtaaaccctacaggcgGACCTAGACCGGcataacaatgaagttgagtggtactactcttggagctagatattaattaagtgagtgtcagtaactcatttaattaatgagcattctatatcttaaacacagggagattaatgcacttataataagaaagagtccataatgtaatttgggattggtgcggtagttcaataataattctttagtggtatgagttattattgatgaacttgagttgggtgttcggggcgaacataggaagctcaagctcatcgggagactaaaaccaatttctcctctcggtccctgttgtagcctctataaaaccttgtatccactaagtccGCTTCTTATCCAAATAATGGGTCGTACACAATCTtacttggagcaagggggccgaccaagtataggcttggagcccaagtagtggccagccaaaccatgcttggtgtccaagaatgGGGTTGGCCACATAGGattaaagaagattttaatttttgttaaaatttttccttttatagccattcatgaaagagatttaaaagagaaattttatttttaaaatttcctcctcatggttttaaaagagagttttagattttaaaatctttccttttatagctatctacaaaagattaaagagagatttaaattttattaaaatctttccttatttgtagttgtctataatgtttaaaagaaatattttaatttttgataaaactttctttttttttgtaaccatgatttaaaaagagaagttttaattaatcgtTCCTTTTTGTTAgttatctacatgttttaaaagagagagattaattttaaaattttcctttattgccatgtacaataggaaattttaaaagagagattttaattgttattaaaatttcctcttttagagggaggccacaaataagaaagttttaattatgtttaaaactttcctttttgtaaacatcatggtttaaaaggaagctttaatttttgttgtaaaattttttcctttttagtataccatgatgtggccggccataagaagattaaaaggaagttttaattaaacttttcttttttaccaagaccaaggattataaaagagggggagagggtgcctcatgaacaagacaacctattcttattccctctctatttccttggtggtcggccatgctccctttctttcttctttcttgtggccggcgacaCCACCTTCATTTTGTCTCCTCTTTTGTTTCCTTAAGACTGGCGGCATCAAGGGTTGCTAtatccttgtggccggttgcttggagaggaagaagaagaagaggagaagcgcttggtggccggttgcttgaaggagaagaagaagaagaagaagaaaatttcctattttggcatcccttgatggctcaagagtcttggagaagaagaagtggtcccgatggaattcatcttggtagatcgtcacccacacgacgtctaagaggaggtgaggaatacaacaaaatatcaagagatctttagctacaaataaagatataactagtaattttattccgcatcatactagttttctttgttcgaattttgaaataccaaacacaagaggctaacgattataggtaatcgaatttatgtttcgattttgtgttttttttatttttcgatcttgtgattcaattgttcttagtggttaaaccaaggagattaaatattgaatttcattgaaagactttgtctaggaagtggtggatgatctcatacccaagaaggcctagtgcctcgccatgtttaacctggaagccgatccttgaaataaatatttaatcaactttgtaacatgggtggatttggattaataatgttaggcatcgtttgcgatccaagtctaaacctctaagaacagataacttgaatttggaatcaataatgttaagttctgtttgcgattccaaatttaatttttaaagaacacaataggttgttaggaaaagttcgggacttgtacaaaatttttatacaggggaactagtacgatatttcgagtagcaaccaacactaccaAGACAACAACCACCCTTCCTCTCGTTTCTCCAAACCGCCGATTACAAAAggagctctaggatggggcaccttctcttcttcttcctcttcttcctcttcttcaagccaccGCCTACCAAGGGAGAAGGGGCCACCGGCCCTAAGCAAGGAGAAAGGGGGAAAGGGGTGCCAACCCTAAGCAAAGAAGAGGGGGgagggggcgccgaccctaaaGGGAGAGAGAGGTGCCGCCGACCACAAGCAAGGGAAAAGAGAATTGTGGAATTAGGtttagggggcaccacctacttcttttataacctttgccgtcggttataaagaaagaaaaataacagaattctgttaagaaaaaatctccctttctaggatggagaaaaccaaaccaaaaccaagttaaaccaaaccaagttaagttaaaccaaaccaagttgtagatgggtggatgtgagactttatatagatgctacaacagggacatagaggaggaattggtttagacctcctgatgggcttgggcttcctgtgttcggcccgaatatccaacccaagcccatcaataataactcatatcattaaagggttattattgaactaccgcaccaatcccatattacaatatgtgctccttcttatcatgagtgcattaatctccttgtgtttaagatatcgtatgtccgttaattaaatgagttactaacaactcaattaattaacacctgattccaagagtagtaccactcaactttattatcatgccagactaagtccacctgcagggtttacatgataatccttatgagctcctcaaggggacatcatcaacctaaataattagcacatagattccttctataatcaacaacacaccatataaatagtactattacccaactcatcggacctattgatttaactaataaatctcacccattgataagttaaagaaataaatactaagtatatgtgcttgttattatatagagatTAAGAGGGTGCACATCCagaataacagaggttctgttatttatgtagtcagtataaatcgaacaaccttaaatggtcttgttcaatacacacatagtgtactagtgtaattttatagccaagacagactaatacaaaattacactacaactgtttcaatggtttgtttcaatccatcttggttgtgagctactacttataatttataagtaactgagaatatgatcttctgtatgacaccacatactatgttatctacaatataaattaaatggacaactacatcgatatatatataaatataaaattcaaatatttgaccgaagtgattctcatttcaaaatattttaaaacagatattcatacaaaagctaggcttatagtatacatcctaacactttcTCCCTCACCGCGATCATTCTCCCTGTGGCAACctcgtgccctagattgggtccACGACCGCTGGCACCCCTTTTCGCGCCTCCTTCCTTTCGAGCAGTGGAGATTTTGCCTAGGCCTCGTGTTCACCTGCACATCTCTTTCCTTTTCTTGATTCAGTCACGTAAGCTCTCTGTGATAGCGTTgacttagggtttccggtagccgaatttgagggatgtcatcttcctcttcctggTCTCTACCATTGTCGTCACCGCCCCTCTACTCCGATTCACCATCACAACAGACACTGTTGAGTGAAAGTCTTTGAATTACGTtgactttgttggttgctactcggaaaacctagaggttccactgtacaaaaattttgtacaaaggtctgaaccttttcctagctaccatgtgttcttttaaattaaattttagatcgcctgcggaacttaacacgtttatccaaaacttaatctatttgttcttttaggttttgacttggatctcctacggaacttaacacgttcgacccaagtcaccttaagttattaattccattaaatattaatttccataattggttcccagtactaacgtggcgaggcacatggctttcttggatatgggagcaaccaccaccgactagacaaaaccttttatagaaatctaatatttaatttcctaaaataactttaggttaaccaaaaagaacaatcaaatcacaagggaaaaaaaaacaaaacaaaagaacacaacttcgaaaaacatattcgaaatactagaacgtaagcctcttgtatttggtattatttccataaataactagcatgatgcggaaagaaaaatgactagttataccttctagaaagacctcttgatcttctaccgtattcctcttctaacctcggacgttgtgtgggcaatgatcttccgagatgagaaaccaccaagcaccttcttctcctcctagctaggttcggccaacacaaagaagcttcaccaaggacgaagaacaaaacaccaaccaagctccaagagatacaagttttctctccttcttcttcttcttctccgagtagtatccgaccaccacaagagctccaagccaatagagaaggttcggccaccaccaagaggaagagaggaagagaggttggccggccacaacaccaaggaaaagagggagagaaataatagaggttcatccatgaaggcaccctcaccccttcttttatattccttggtctaggcaaattaggaaatttaattacaataaaatttccttaatttccttaacatgatttaattgagaaaaataaaataaaatttccccaattaaactatattggccggccacatcaaaaggaagtaaattagacaagttttaatcaacaaattaaaacttcctaatttgtttccggaaattttaaaattaaaatttctcttctaaaatctcttcatggttgataaaaagaaattttcataattttaattttacaacatgtgaataatttttaaagagaaaataaaatatctcaccaatctataaataaggaaagagatctaatctctttctttaatcttttgtagatcttttacaagagagatattttaattttaattctctttaataaattatatcttccacataataaaaattaaaattaaaattctttttaatttaatatggtcggcccctctagcttgggttcaagctagggccggccacccggccctagcttggttcccaagctagcttggccggccccctttaggtgggtatagaaggtgagtataggtgggtataatactctataaataagaggctacgatagggaccgagaggaggaattggttttggtctcccgata
The genomic region above belongs to Zingiber officinale cultivar Zhangliang chromosome 11A, Zo_v1.1, whole genome shotgun sequence and contains:
- the LOC122032602 gene encoding protein LURP-one-related 5-like isoform X2, whose product is MIMSRVHPSLRKLNDDDDEEGPAATMRLSPSAWTVWKKSSMAFQGTDGFSIYDSEGRLAFRVDNYSRKHKCFAGALLLMDGEGKALMALKPQILSVRDKWSGFKCGDGLEMSHRTHAFSMRRRSILNGCEQAEVFMDSSSSAASFRTEGCFRRRNCEIKDGKGEEVVARISRKKVKNNSVTLGDDVFSLVIQPGVDAELVMAFLVVMDRIF
- the LOC122032602 gene encoding protein LURP-one-related 5-like isoform X1, with the protein product MIMSRVHPSLRKLNDDDDEEGPAATMRLSPSAWTVWKKSSMAFQGTDGFSIYDSEGRLAFRVDNYSRKHKCFAGALLLMDGEGKALMALKPQQILSVRDKWSGFKCGDGLEMSHRTHAFSMRRRSILNGCEQAEVFMDSSSSAASFRTEGCFRRRNCEIKDGKGEEVVARISRKKVKNNSVTLGDDVFSLVIQPGVDAELVMAFLVVMDRIF